Proteins from a genomic interval of Geodermatophilus obscurus DSM 43160:
- a CDS encoding HDOD domain-containing protein encodes MRTTLAATPSFDLEAVLSNIETMAAQQPIAAQLVSMADSDDTDARTLARTLASDVALAGRVMKLANSAYFGMRGRVTSLQIAVTVVGFPTVRTMATVALTGLGDELRLPEGFWGMSSCVALGAATLAPRFGERPQDALCLGLLAPLGVALLHHSDPEGYTELSAAEPTAAGRRAAEARRYGIHAHRLTAVALEQWGFPASMVTPLGAVDDHGDQDGALLRAALEIAARLTVEDHVPVPVEELTGGQLREDAVPPVLERVRAEADELRLAMLGE; translated from the coding sequence GTGCGCACGACCCTGGCCGCCACGCCGTCCTTCGACCTGGAGGCGGTGCTGAGCAACATCGAGACGATGGCCGCTCAACAGCCGATCGCCGCGCAGCTCGTGTCGATGGCCGACTCCGACGACACCGACGCGCGCACCCTCGCCCGGACCCTGGCCTCCGACGTCGCGCTGGCCGGCCGGGTGATGAAGCTGGCCAACTCCGCCTACTTCGGCATGCGTGGGCGGGTCACCTCGCTGCAGATCGCGGTCACCGTCGTCGGCTTCCCCACCGTGCGCACCATGGCGACCGTCGCGCTGACCGGCCTGGGCGACGAGTTGCGGCTGCCCGAGGGGTTCTGGGGGATGAGCAGCTGTGTCGCGCTCGGCGCCGCCACGCTGGCCCCGCGGTTCGGCGAGCGCCCGCAGGACGCCCTGTGCCTGGGTCTGCTGGCCCCGCTCGGCGTCGCGCTGCTCCACCACAGCGACCCCGAGGGCTACACCGAGCTGTCGGCCGCTGAGCCGACCGCCGCGGGTCGCCGTGCGGCCGAGGCGCGACGCTACGGGATCCACGCCCACCGGCTCACCGCGGTGGCACTCGAGCAGTGGGGCTTCCCGGCGAGCATGGTCACCCCGCTGGGTGCGGTCGACGACCACGGCGACCAGGACGGCGCGCTGCTGCGCGCGGCGCTCGAGATCGCGGCCCGGCTGACGGTCGAGGACCACGTGCCGGTGCCGGTCGAGGAGCTCACCGGCGGGCAGTTGCGGGAGGACGCCGTCCCGCCGGTGCTGGAGCGGGTGCGCGCCGAGGCCGACGAGCTGCGCCTGGCCATGCTCGGGGAGTAG
- a CDS encoding serine hydrolase domain-containing protein, with the protein MLTSPLLVPLLLAVAGLASWGAARFVRRRRGRTVTALVALLAFLAVPGGGLQLWALAALDSSAVARAVVWRDADVDDWRRFPALPVPAGARTLQLRPGSLPTGVLDEVTPPGGATEDLDALLERTGTQAFLVLRGDELVVERYLHGGNREGTQTSFSVAKSVLSTLVGIAVDRGEIGSLDDPVTAYVPELLDRDEDFTRVTLRSLVTMSSGLRYEEHGLPWSDDSVTYYSPDLRATALSVEIDEAPGLRWHYDNYNPLLVGLVLERATGTPVAQYASEVLWQPLGAEADASWSADSEEHGFAKMESGFNARAVDYARFGYLFAHEGRVGDRQVVPAAWVAEATARDTSTDPAEHYQYWWWVDTEREGRFSARGNKGQYVYVDPTTDVVVVRMGRDHGIDDWPAVLRDVADRVQAAGS; encoded by the coding sequence GTGCTCACGTCCCCGCTGCTCGTGCCGCTCCTCCTCGCGGTCGCGGGCCTGGCCTCCTGGGGCGCCGCCCGGTTCGTCCGCCGTCGGCGCGGGCGGACGGTTACCGCGCTGGTGGCGCTCTTGGCCTTCCTCGCGGTGCCCGGCGGGGGTCTGCAGCTGTGGGCACTGGCCGCGCTCGACTCCTCCGCGGTCGCACGGGCGGTGGTCTGGCGCGACGCCGACGTCGACGACTGGCGTCGCTTCCCGGCGCTGCCGGTCCCGGCGGGCGCGCGGACCCTGCAGCTCCGGCCGGGGTCCCTGCCCACCGGCGTCCTGGACGAGGTGACCCCGCCCGGCGGCGCCACCGAGGACCTGGACGCGCTGCTGGAGCGCACCGGGACCCAGGCCTTCCTCGTCCTGCGCGGGGACGAGCTCGTCGTCGAGCGGTACCTGCACGGCGGGAACCGGGAGGGGACCCAGACGTCGTTCTCCGTGGCGAAGTCGGTCCTCTCCACCCTCGTCGGCATCGCCGTCGACCGCGGTGAGATCGGGAGCCTCGACGACCCGGTCACCGCCTACGTGCCGGAGCTGCTGGACCGCGACGAGGACTTCACCCGGGTCACCCTGCGCTCGCTGGTCACCATGTCGTCGGGCCTGCGCTACGAGGAGCACGGCCTGCCCTGGAGCGACGACTCGGTCACCTACTACTCCCCCGACCTGCGCGCGACGGCCCTCTCGGTGGAGATCGACGAGGCCCCGGGCCTCCGCTGGCACTACGACAACTACAACCCGCTGCTCGTGGGGCTGGTCCTGGAGCGGGCCACCGGCACGCCGGTGGCGCAGTACGCGAGCGAGGTGCTGTGGCAGCCGCTCGGGGCCGAGGCCGACGCGTCGTGGAGCGCCGACAGCGAGGAGCACGGCTTCGCGAAGATGGAGAGCGGGTTCAACGCGCGCGCCGTGGACTACGCCCGCTTCGGGTACCTGTTCGCGCACGAGGGCCGCGTCGGCGACCGGCAGGTGGTGCCCGCGGCCTGGGTCGCCGAGGCCACCGCCCGCGACACCTCTACCGACCCGGCCGAGCACTACCAGTACTGGTGGTGGGTCGACACCGAGCGGGAGGGCCGCTTCTCCGCACGCGGCAACAAGGGTCAGTACGTCTACGTCGACCCCACCACCGACGTGGTCGTCGTCCGGATGGGACGGGACCACGGCATCGACGACTGGCCCGCGGTCCTGCGCGACGTCGCCGACCGGGTCCAGGCCGCCGGGTCGTGA